A genomic window from Gambusia affinis linkage group LG16, SWU_Gaff_1.0, whole genome shotgun sequence includes:
- the LOC122846577 gene encoding sodium/bile acid cotransporter-like: MMNETTGYMEIAAIYNDSIILGNGSMGILIIPKPMNTAINILTVIILFITMISLGCTMEISKIKAHLLKPKGVAIALLAQFCVMPLTAFSLTKILRMDPIKAVTVLICGCCPGGSLSNIFSLSVKGDMNLSIVMTTCSSIAALVLMPLLLYIFSQGFTGLKDAVPYVGIITTLVFTLLPCAIGIFINHYKPNYSATVTNVGLSILIISSIIVSVLSGLAVKDVIWMILMPDVLAVAALMPLIGFIMGYVMSVICRLSSKCSRTISMETGCQNIQLCTTILKMAFSPQSIGPLFLFPLLYITFQCAEALLLVLCFRCYQRVTAPHEDPNKWENVDTKQEEVKK, encoded by the exons ATGATGAATGAGACCACCGGTTACATGGAAATTGCTGCCATTTACAACGATAGTATCATCCTTGGGAATGGCAGCATGGGGATCCTGATCATCCCCAAACCCATGAATACAGCCATTAATATTTTGACTGtgatcatcctcttcatcaccaTGATTTCCCTCGGCTGTACGATGGAGATCTCCAAAATTAAGGCCCATCTTCTCAAGCCAAAAGGGGTAGCCATTGCTTTGTTGGCCCAGTTCTGCGTTATGCCCCTGACTGCTTTCTCTTTGACCAAAATCCTCCGAATGGATCCAATTAAGGCTGTGACTGTACTCATCTGTGGCTGCTGTCCAGGAGGAAGcttatcaaacattttttctctctcagtaAAAGGTGACATGAATCTCAG TATCGTCATGACAACTTGCTCCAGCATTGCCGCCTTGGTTCTCATGCCTCTGCTGCTGTACATCTTCAGCCAGGGCTTCACTGGTCTGAAAGATGCTGTTCCTTATGTCGGCATCATCACTACTCTCGTGTTTACCCTGTTGCCTTGTGCCATCGGCATTTTTATCAACCACTACAAACCAAATTACTCCGCAACTGTAACAAAT GTTGGTCTCAGCATCCTGATAATATCCAGCATCATAGTTTCTGTCCTTTCTGGTCTCGCTGTGAAGGATGTAATATGGATGATCCTCATGCCAGATGTCCTGGCTGTGGCTGCACTGATGCCTCTGATTGGTTTTATAATGGGATATGTCATGTCGGTCATTTGCAGACTCAGCTCAAA ATGCAGCAGAACTATCTCCATGGAGACAGGGTGTCAAAACATCCAGCTGTGCACCACCATTCTTAAGATGGCCTTTTCTCCACAGTCCATTGGACCCTTGTTTTTATTCCCCTTGTTGTACATCACATTCCAGTGTGCAGAGGCCCTCCTTCTGGTATTGTGCTTTAGATGTTACCAGAGAGTCACAGCACCACATGAAG atCCAAACAAATGGGAGAATGTTGACACCAAACAAGAAGAGGTGAAAAAATGA